A window of Pedococcus badiiscoriae genomic DNA:
GCTCAACGACGTCGTGCGCGAGACCCTGCTCGAGGTCGACGTCATCGGCTTCTGCCTGCCTGCGGACCAGAAGATCGGGCCCGGCGACGGGTTCATCGCCCGGGAGCTCAAGGAGATCCAGCAGGACCGTCGCCGACCCGTCGTCGCCATCGCGACCAAGATCGACGCCGTCGACCGGCAGCGGCTCGCCGAGCACCTCATCGCGATCGACCAGCTGGGGGACTGGGAGGCCATCGTGCCCTGCTCGGCCGTCGACGGCCGCCAGGTCAAGGACGTGGCGCAGGTGCTGTCGAGCTACCTGCCGCCCTCACCGGGACCGCTCTACCCGCAGGGGCAGCTGACCGACGAGCCGGACGTCGTCATGATCGCCGAGCTCGTCCGTGAGGCAGCCCTCGAAGGCGTCCGCGACGAGCTGCCGCACTCGCTGGCCGTGGTGGTCGAGGAGATGGTGCAGCGCCCCGACCGGCCCGCCGACAAACCCCTGCTCGACATCCGCGTCAACGTCTTCGTCGAGCGGTCGTCCCAGAAGGCCATCATCATCGGCCGTGGTGGGTCGCGACTGCGTGAGGTCGGCACCAACGCCAGGGCCGGGATCGAGAAGCTGTTGGGGCAGAAGGTCTACCTCGACCTGCACGTCAAGATCGCCAAGGACTGGCAGCGCGATCCCAAGCAGCTCCAGCGCCTCGGCTTCTGAGGCCTCGCCACCGCCCTCGGGGTGGACTTCCGACAACGAGCACCCGGGTTTCTGCCACATCGTGAGCCGCTGGACCGCAGCACGCGGGGGCCGACCTATCCTTGGCCCATGAGAATTGGTGTCTTCGGGGCCACCGGGCAGGTCGGCTCGGTCATGCGCGCACTCCTGGCCGAGCGGGGCTTCCCCGTCGACGAGATCCGCTACTTCGCCTCGGCGCGGTCGGCGGGCACGACGCTGCCGTGGGCCGGTGGCGAGGTCACCGTCGAGGACTCGGCCACGGCTGACTTCTCCGGGATCGACATCGCGCTCTTCTCGAACGGCGGGGCGGCGTCCAAGGAGCTGGCCCCCAAGGTCGCGGCGGCCGGTGCGATCGTGGTCGACAACTCGTCGGCGTGGCGCAAGGACCCCGACGTCCCGCTGGTCGTCAGCGAGGTGAACGCCGATGACCTCGACACCATCCCCAAGGGCATCGTCGCCAACCCCAACTGCACGACCATGGCCGCGATGCCCGTGCTCAAGCCGCTGCACGACGCGGCGGGACTCGTCCGCCTCACCGTGGCGTCCTACCAGGCCGTGTCCGGCTCCGGCGGCAAGGGCGTCCAGGAGCTCGACGGCCAGCTGCGCGGTGGGTATGCCGCGGGCTCACCTGCCGACCTCGCCCTGGACGGGCGAGCGGTGCCGGTGCCGGCACCCAACGTCTATGCCGTGCCGGTCGCCTTCAACGTCATCCCGCTCGCGGGGTCCGTCGTCGACGACGGGTCGCTGGAGACCGACGAGGAGCAGAAGCTGCGCAACGAGTCGCGCAAGATCCTGCACATCCCCGACCTGCTGGTCTCGGGCACCTGCGTCCGGGTGCCCGTCTTCACCGGGCACTCGCTCGCCATCCACGCCGAGTTCGCCGACGACATCACGCCCGAGCGCGCCCTGGAGCTGCTGGCCAAGGCCCCGGGTGTGGTCGTCACCGACGTGCCCAACCCGCTCGAGGCGGCTGGGCGCGACGAGGTCTTCGTGGGACGGGTGCGCGTCGACCAGGCGGCCCCGGCCGGCAAGGGCCTCGTGCTGTTCGTCGTCGGTGACAACCTGCGCAAGGGTGCCGCCCTCAACGCGGTGCAGATCGCCGAAGAGCTGCTCAAGCGCCGCTGACGCCGTGGTTCGCCGCTGACGCCGTGGTTCGGAGGTTGCGACGGGTCAGGACCCGCCGGACACTCCGAACAAGCGGCGAGGTCAGCGGACGGCACGCCAGACGGACTCGGTCTCGCTGGCCCCGGGTGACCACGGGGCGATCCACGGGCCGGTGCCCTCGCTCTGGTCGAGCACACCCTCCTCCAGCCAGGTGTAGTCGCCGGCCAGGACGCCCTTGGCCAGTCGGGTGTCGGCGTCGTCGGAGTTGGACCACAGGTCGGTGAAGAGGGCTTCGACCCGGTGTCGGCTCTGCTGGCAGAAGACGTCGGCCAGCTGGTAGGCAGACCTGCCCCGGGACTCGTCGTCCGTCCGGAGCATCTCCGCCCGGCTGCAGGCCGCGGCGATGGCGAAGAGCTCGGCGCCGATGTCGACGACCCGTCCGAGGAACGCCTGCCGGTACTCCAGCTTCGCCTGCCACCGCGACATGCCGTAGAAGGTCTGCCGGGCCAGCTTGCGACTGGACCGCTCGACGAACCGCAGGTGCGTCGCCAAGACGCCGAACTCGGCATACGAGGTGGGGGCCGCGCCCTTGCCGATGACCAGCTGCGGCAGCCACTTCGCATAGAAGCCGCTCGCACCCGCGGCGGCGCGGGCCTTGTCCTCGAGCGAGGCGTCCTTCTCGGCCAGTGCACCCGCGGCCTTGAGGTGGGCGTCGACGGCTTCGCGGGCGACGATCAGGTGCATGATCTCGGTCGAGCCCTCGAAGATCCGGTTGATCCGCAGGTCGCGCAGCATCTGCTCGGCCGGCACGGCACGTTCGCCACGGGCCCGCAGCGACTCGGCCGTCTCGTAGCCGCGACCCCCGCGGACCTGCACGAGCTCGTCGGCGATCTGCCAGGCCATCTCCGACGCCCAGAGCTTGGCGAGGGCGGCCTCGATGCGGATGTCCTTGCTGCCGGCGTCGGCCAGCTGCGCGGACAGCTCGAGCACCGACTCGAGGCCGTAGGTCGTGGCGGCGATGAAGGCGATCTTCTCGGCCACGGCCCCGTGCTCGCCGACGGGCCGTCCCCACTGCACCCGCTCGGCGGACCACTCGCGTGAGATCTTGAGCGCCCACTTGCCCGCGGCAGCGCACATGGCGGGGATGGACAGGCGCCCCGCGTTGAGGGTCGTCAGCGCGATCTTGAGCCCCTCACCCTCCTTGCCGAGGCGGTTCTCCGCGGGCACCCGCACCTGGTGGAAGCGGGTCAGGCCGTTCTCGATCCCCTTGAGCCCCATGAAGGAGTTGCGCCGCTCGACGGTGATCCCCTCAGCCCTGCCTTCCACGACGAAGGCGGTGATGCCGCCGCGCTGCCCGTCGTGCTCGGGCACCCGTGCCATGACGACGAGCAGCTCGGCGACGACGCCGTTGGTGGTCCACAGCTTCACCCCGTCGAGCAGGTAGGCCGTGCCGTCCTCGGTGGGGGTGGCGGTGCTGCCCATCCGGGCCGGGTCCGAGCCCACGTCCGGCTCGGTGAGCAGGAACGCCGAGATGGCGCCCGCGGCACACCGGGGGAGGAAGGCCTGCTTCTGCTCGGGAGTGCCGACGAGCTTGACGGGTTCGGGCACCCCGATGGACTGGTGGGCGGACAGGAGGGCCCCGAGGCTCGGGTGCGCCGACCCGACCAGCATGAGCGCCTTGCCGTAGGAGGACATCGTCAGCCCCAGTCCGCCGTACTCGCGGGGGATCTTCATGCCGAAGGCCCCGATGTCGGCCAGCCGTGCGAGATCCTCGTCGGGGACCTTCGCCTCGCGCTCGATCCGGGCCCCGTCGATCTGGGCGCAGACCTCGCGCAGCCTGGCCAGGAACTCCTCGCCACGCGCCTCGTCCTCGGCCGTCGCCCGCGGGTGAGGGTGCACCAGGTCGAGGTCGAAGTGGCCGAGGTAGAGGCCCTTGGCGAAGCTGGGGCGTTCCCAGTCCGTCTCTCGGGCCGCCTCCGCGACCGCGCGGGACTCCCGTTCGCTCGCGTTCACCACGGGTTCTTGGTCGAGGTCACTGCTCATGGGTCGCCTCCTGGGGGCTTCCCACGCTACTCGCGGGTATGCCGTGGCGCAGCCCCACGCGTCGTAGCCTGCGGTCGAGCCGGGCTCGGCTCAGAGGTCCGTCATCCAGTGGCGCCAGGTCCGGACGACCTGCATGCCGACGTGCTCGTAGAGCCCCAGGGCGCCCGTCCGCGAGTCCGTGGACAGCTCGCTGACGGTCGCTCCGTGGGCCCGGGCGCGCGCGAACGCGTCGACCAGGAGGGCCCGGGCCAGGCCGAGGCCGCGCTGGTCGTGACGGACGGCGATCGCGTCGACGTAGCCGGTCGCGCCCGCGAGGATCGTGAAGCAGACGCCCACGGCGGTGCCGGCCGGATCGACGACGAAGCGGATCTGCCACGGCTCGAACCCCGGGCGCAGCGGGCCGCGCGGCGCCCAGTCGTCGAAGCTCGAGGGGTCGCGGTCCGGCCACTCGTTGAAGGCGTCCTCGATCAGCTGGAACGCGACCCGTGCGTCGGCCGGCTCGGCGAGCTCGCGCAGGCCGTATCCCGGCGGCAGCGGCTGAGCCTCGATGGTCCGGTCCGCCGGCACCTGCAGCACCCACGACGTCCAACCCTGCCGGTAGCCGCGGCCCTGGAAGAACGCCTCTGCGCCGCTGCCCTCGGGAACGGTCTGCCCGACCAGCCTCGACCCGCGAGTGCGTGCGCAGTCCTCGAGCCAGTCAGCCAGCCAGCTGCCGATGCCCCGACCGCGGTAGTCCGGGTGCACGGAGGCGTCCGCCCGCCGGCCCTTGAACACCTCGCCGCATGCCGCGAGCCGGTCGCCTTCCCAGACACCGATGCTCTCGGTGGCGAGGTCGAAGCTGGCACGGGCCCAGTCGCCCTCGATGTCCTCGACCTCGATGGCCGCCTCGCCGAGGTCATGGGTCTCGGCAGCGGCGACGAGCTCGAAGACCGCCCGGGCGTCGGAGGGTGCCATCGGCCGGGCGGTCAGCGGGTCGGGGAGCTCCATGGCCGCATCGTGCCGGGTGGGGCGTCGCCGTCGCATGTGGTTTACGCCGCCGGGGTGTGCACAGCGAGCGACCCTTGACTTCTCCGAGACCCTGATATGCAATATATCGCATGCCAGTCCCGGCCACTCAGCTCCCCGTTTCTCGGGCCCTGCTGCGCGACGACGTCCATCGCCGACTGCGGGACGCCATCGTGGACGGCACCCTTGCCCCCGGTGAGCAGCTGCGCGACCAGGAGCTGGCAGCCTGGCTCGGGGTGAGCCGGACGCCGGTCCGTGAGGCACTGCTCCGCCTCCAGCAGGCCGGGCTCGTCGCGGCGTTGCCGGGTCGCTCGACCACGGTGGCCTCGCTCGACACCCGCGCGGCTCGTGACGCCCAGGCGGTCGTGGCGCAGATGCACCGGCTCGCGGTACACGACGCGGTCGGCCAGCTCACCGCCGCGGACCTGGCGCGCATGCGTGCGGCCAACACGCGGTTCGCGGCTGCCCTCGAGGCGGGCGACCCCGACGCGGCGCTCGAGGCGGATGACGAGCTGCACGGCATACCGGTGGAGGCGGCGGGCAACGCCGCGCTGGCCGCGGTCCTCGACCAGTTCACGCCGGTCCTACGCCGGGTCGAGCGGTTGCGGTTCGGCTCGCTCTCCGGGCGCGACTCGGTGTCCCTGCACGCGCGGCTCATCGACCTCTGCCAGGCGGGGGACCGGGAGGGTGCGGCCGCGGTGTCCCACGAGACCTGGCAGACCCTGGCTCCACTGCTCGAGACCTGACCGCCCCACCCACAGGAGAAGCCCATGTCGATCGCCGACTTCGAGCGTTACCCGCTCACCTTCGGCCCGAGCCCGGTGCACCACCTGTCCCGCCTGACCGAACACCTCGGCGGCGCCCAGGTCTGGGCGAAGCGGGAGGACTGCAACAGTGGGCTTGCCTTTGGTGGCAACAAGACCCGCAAGCTCGAGTACATCGTCCCCGATGCTCTCGCGCAGGGCGCCGACACGCTGGTGTCGATAGGCGGCTACCAGTCCAACCACACCCGGCAGGTGGCGGCCGTCGCGGCGCACCTCGGGCTCAAGTGCCGCCTCGTGCAGGAGAAGTGGGTGGACTGGGACGACCCGGTCAACGACAAGGTGGGCAACATCCTGCTGTCGCGGATCATGGGCGCCGACGCCCGCCTCGACCCGCACGGCTTCGACATCGGCAT
This region includes:
- a CDS encoding acyl-CoA dehydrogenase family protein — its product is MSSDLDQEPVVNASERESRAVAEAARETDWERPSFAKGLYLGHFDLDLVHPHPRATAEDEARGEEFLARLREVCAQIDGARIEREAKVPDEDLARLADIGAFGMKIPREYGGLGLTMSSYGKALMLVGSAHPSLGALLSAHQSIGVPEPVKLVGTPEQKQAFLPRCAAGAISAFLLTEPDVGSDPARMGSTATPTEDGTAYLLDGVKLWTTNGVVAELLVVMARVPEHDGQRGGITAFVVEGRAEGITVERRNSFMGLKGIENGLTRFHQVRVPAENRLGKEGEGLKIALTTLNAGRLSIPAMCAAAGKWALKISREWSAERVQWGRPVGEHGAVAEKIAFIAATTYGLESVLELSAQLADAGSKDIRIEAALAKLWASEMAWQIADELVQVRGGRGYETAESLRARGERAVPAEQMLRDLRINRIFEGSTEIMHLIVAREAVDAHLKAAGALAEKDASLEDKARAAAGASGFYAKWLPQLVIGKGAAPTSYAEFGVLATHLRFVERSSRKLARQTFYGMSRWQAKLEYRQAFLGRVVDIGAELFAIAAACSRAEMLRTDDESRGRSAYQLADVFCQQSRHRVEALFTDLWSNSDDADTRLAKGVLAGDYTWLEEGVLDQSEGTGPWIAPWSPGASETESVWRAVR
- a CDS encoding GntR family transcriptional regulator, whose protein sequence is MPVPATQLPVSRALLRDDVHRRLRDAIVDGTLAPGEQLRDQELAAWLGVSRTPVREALLRLQQAGLVAALPGRSTTVASLDTRAARDAQAVVAQMHRLAVHDAVGQLTAADLARMRAANTRFAAALEAGDPDAALEADDELHGIPVEAAGNAALAAVLDQFTPVLRRVERLRFGSLSGRDSVSLHARLIDLCQAGDREGAAAVSHETWQTLAPLLET
- the era gene encoding GTPase Era; translated protein: MTASGSGTTDGYVAGFACLVGRPNAGKSTLTNALVGHKVAITSSKPQTTRHTIRGILTTDSAQLVLVDTPGLHKPRTLLGERLNDVVRETLLEVDVIGFCLPADQKIGPGDGFIARELKEIQQDRRRPVVAIATKIDAVDRQRLAEHLIAIDQLGDWEAIVPCSAVDGRQVKDVAQVLSSYLPPSPGPLYPQGQLTDEPDVVMIAELVREAALEGVRDELPHSLAVVVEEMVQRPDRPADKPLLDIRVNVFVERSSQKAIIIGRGGSRLREVGTNARAGIEKLLGQKVYLDLHVKIAKDWQRDPKQLQRLGF
- a CDS encoding aspartate-semialdehyde dehydrogenase translates to MRIGVFGATGQVGSVMRALLAERGFPVDEIRYFASARSAGTTLPWAGGEVTVEDSATADFSGIDIALFSNGGAASKELAPKVAAAGAIVVDNSSAWRKDPDVPLVVSEVNADDLDTIPKGIVANPNCTTMAAMPVLKPLHDAAGLVRLTVASYQAVSGSGGKGVQELDGQLRGGYAAGSPADLALDGRAVPVPAPNVYAVPVAFNVIPLAGSVVDDGSLETDEEQKLRNESRKILHIPDLLVSGTCVRVPVFTGHSLAIHAEFADDITPERALELLAKAPGVVVTDVPNPLEAAGRDEVFVGRVRVDQAAPAGKGLVLFVVGDNLRKGAALNAVQIAEELLKRR
- a CDS encoding GNAT family N-acetyltransferase, whose translation is MELPDPLTARPMAPSDARAVFELVAAAETHDLGEAAIEVEDIEGDWARASFDLATESIGVWEGDRLAACGEVFKGRRADASVHPDYRGRGIGSWLADWLEDCARTRGSRLVGQTVPEGSGAEAFFQGRGYRQGWTSWVLQVPADRTIEAQPLPPGYGLRELAEPADARVAFQLIEDAFNEWPDRDPSSFDDWAPRGPLRPGFEPWQIRFVVDPAGTAVGVCFTILAGATGYVDAIAVRHDQRGLGLARALLVDAFARARAHGATVSELSTDSRTGALGLYEHVGMQVVRTWRHWMTDL